In one Candidatus Nitronereus thalassa genomic region, the following are encoded:
- a CDS encoding LL-diaminopimelate aminotransferase produces the protein MSGFPISYAQRIKTLPPYLFKAIDDMKQAAVARGVDIINLGIGDPDLPTPEPIIKAMQEAVTKPQHHQYPSSSGMLSFRTAVADWYKRRFNVTADPKTEVVTLIGSKEGIGHVPLAFIDPGDVVLVPSPGYPVYPVATSFAGGTMHEMALTKQNKFLPDLGAIPKDILKKAKLMFLNSPNNPTSVIADKPFFNRVVDFAKEHHIIICHDAAYSEIYYDGKRPSSFLEAEGAMDVGVEFHSLSKTFNMTGWRIGFAVGRAEVIAGLAQIKSNMDSGQFQAIQEAGITALESDDQLTDGLRAIYQERRDVLVAGLKNLGLQFETPAAAFYVWIEVPKGYTSASFTAHLLEKAGIVTTPGNGFGAPGEGYIRMTITTTKDRLAEAVDRMKKIGW, from the coding sequence ATGAGCGGTTTTCCTATTTCCTATGCCCAACGAATTAAAACCTTGCCCCCATATTTGTTTAAGGCCATCGATGACATGAAACAAGCCGCCGTGGCTCGTGGCGTGGATATTATCAATTTAGGCATCGGCGATCCTGACCTACCCACGCCTGAACCTATCATCAAGGCTATGCAGGAAGCGGTGACTAAACCTCAGCATCACCAGTACCCTTCCTCGAGTGGCATGTTGTCCTTCCGCACTGCCGTCGCGGACTGGTACAAGCGGCGTTTCAATGTCACGGCAGATCCGAAGACTGAGGTCGTGACACTTATCGGGTCAAAGGAAGGGATTGGGCATGTGCCCCTGGCGTTTATCGATCCTGGCGATGTCGTGCTCGTGCCAAGTCCTGGATATCCGGTGTATCCGGTCGCCACGAGTTTTGCCGGAGGAACAATGCATGAAATGGCGCTGACAAAACAGAACAAGTTTCTTCCAGATCTTGGTGCCATTCCCAAGGACATCCTCAAAAAAGCCAAATTGATGTTTTTAAATTCGCCGAACAATCCCACGTCGGTGATTGCGGACAAGCCATTTTTCAACCGTGTGGTGGATTTTGCCAAAGAGCACCACATTATTATCTGTCACGATGCGGCCTACTCTGAAATTTATTATGACGGCAAACGGCCATCGAGCTTTTTGGAAGCAGAAGGTGCCATGGATGTGGGAGTTGAATTTCATTCCTTGTCCAAAACCTTCAACATGACTGGCTGGCGAATTGGCTTTGCCGTGGGACGAGCGGAAGTGATTGCAGGTTTGGCCCAAATCAAAAGCAATATGGATTCGGGGCAATTCCAGGCCATCCAGGAAGCCGGAATCACCGCCCTGGAATCCGACGACCAACTCACCGACGGCCTGCGAGCCATTTATCAAGAACGTCGTGATGTGTTAGTGGCCGGACTCAAAAATCTTGGGCTGCAGTTTGAAACTCCAGCGGCTGCGTTTTACGTATGGATTGAGGTCCCCAAAGGCTATACATCCGCCTCATTCACCGCGCATCTTTTGGAAAAGGCAGGCATCGTCACCACGCCCGGAAACGGGTTCGGCGCTCCAGGCGAAGGGTACATTCGCATGACCATTACCACCACCAAGGATCGATTGGCCGAAGCCGTGGACCGAATGAAGAAAATCGGGTGGTAA